GCTGGGTGATGTCGCCGCGCTGGTTCGACGGCAAGGATCATCTGGCATTGGATACCGGCGGCGGTCCGCTGGCCCGGCTGTGGGCGACCGCCCTGGCCGGCCTGGTCGACATCGGTTACGTCAAAGCGACCGGCAGCAGCGTGCAGATCAACTTGCCCAAGACCGCCCTGTTGGGACCGGTCGAGCTGGAGTGGAAGATCCCACAGCACGGCAGCAACACGATCGAACGCGACCGGGCGCGCACCTACTTCCAGGCCTACGCCGCGGCCTGTGCGCTGCACTTCGCCGAGAAGGCGCTCGAGGAGATCCGCGCCGGGCGCACCAAGACCTGGGAGAAATTCGAGGTGCCCGACGAGGCGATCGGCTGCGGCTTCACCGAGGCGGTGCGAGGCGTGCTGAGCCACCACCTGGTGATCCGGGACGGCAAGATCGCGAATTATCACCCTTACCCGCCCACGCCGTGGAATGCCAACCCACGCGACAGCTTTGGCACACCCGGGCCCTACGAGGACGCGGTGCAGGGCCAGCCGATCTTCGAGGAGAACGGCCGGGAGAACTTCAAGGGCATCGACATCATGCGCACGGTGCGCAGCTTCGACCCCTGCCTGCCGTGCGGTGTGCACATGTATCTGGGGAAGGGCAGAACCCTGGAGAGACTGCACACGCCGACGCAGTCACCTGCCGGGGAGTGAGCGAAGGTGGATCGCCCGGAGATCCCGGACAGCGAAACACAGTGGCGCACGGCGGGCGATCGAATCCAGACACTCCTGGATTCGATCGCCGCGGCCGGCACGGGCGCGCACGAACGCGCGCGACAGCTGGTTCGTGAGGTGGTCGCGCTCTACGGCGCCGGGCTGGAACGGATCCTGCGGCTGGGCGGCCCACAGCTAGCCGAGCGGCTGGCCACCGACGACCTGGTGGCCAGCCTGCTCCTTGTCCACGGCCTGCATCCGCACAATGTGGACCGCCGGGTGTCGGACGCCCTGGACCGGGTCCGCCCCTACCTCGGTTCACACGGCGGTGACGTCGAGTTGATCGACGTCACCGCGGACGGCGTTGTGCGGCTGGCGTTCCGGGGAAGCTGCAAGAGTTGCCCGTCGTCGGCGGCCACGCTGGAGCTCGCCGTCGAGGACGCGATCCGTGCCGCGGCGCCGGAGATTGCCACGATCGAGGTGGTGGGCGCCGAAGCCGCGGCCCGCCCCACCGTTATCCCCGCCGACACGCTGTTGGCCCCACTACGCTCCAACGGCCACCGCCATTCCACCGCCACGAGCTGGCATCCGGTGCCCGAGGTCGCCGGGCTCGAACCCGGCGACGTGGCCGGGTTCCTTGTTTCGGGCAGCACGCTGCTGGTGTGCAGGCTCGGTGACCTGCCGCTGGCCTACCGCGACTACTGCCCGGTGTGCGACGACTCGCTGGCGGGGGCACAGCTACGCGATACGACGCTGGGCTGCCCACGCTGCGGCACGCAGTTCGACGTGGTGCACGCGGGTGCGGGGCCCAACGGTTCCCACCTCGACCCGCTCCCCCTGCTTGTGCGCGACGGAGTGCCCTCGGTCGCGCTGCCCGAACCGCTGGGGGCGGGCAGATGACCAGTCCCTACGACGTTTTGGCCCGCATCACCGCGGTGCGGTCGGTTCCCGAGCCGGCCGGCGAGCACTGCGAAATGTGCTCCGAGCTGATCGCGGACGAGCATCAGCATGTGGTGAATGTCGCCGGCCGCCAACTAATGTGCGTGTGCCGAGCCTGCTATCTGCTGTTCACCGACGTCGATGCCGAACTGCGTTATCGCGCGGTGCCGGACCGGTATCTGGCCTTCCCGGACTTCGCGCTGGACCGGCAGACCTGGGACGCCCTGCAGATCCCCGTCGGGGTGGCATTCTTTTTCAGAAACTCCGCGCTGCGGCGCACCGTCGCGTTCTACCCGGGTCCGGCCGGGGCGTGCGAGTCCGAATTGGACCTCGCCGCCTGGAACGCCATCAGCAGCGCCGACGCCCGGGTGCACCTGCTGACCGACGACGTCGAAGCGCTGCTGGTGCGGGCACCCGAATCAGGTTCTCCGCAAACGTATCTCGTCCCCATCGATGCCTGCTATGAGTTCGTCGGTCGATTGCGGCTGCTGTGGCGCGGGTTCGACGGCGGCCAACAGGCGCGTGACTTCATCGACGGCTTCTTCGCCGCGATCGACGCCCGCGCTTCGGAAACACCCGGGACACCACCATGACCGAGGTGAACTTCACGGTGCTCGACGTCGCACCCGAACCCTATGCCGTCACCCCGGTGCTCACCGCCCGCGTCGGCGTGACCGCCGACGGCGACGACCCGGTGCACGCCATCGCGCTGCGCTGCCAGGTGCGCATCGAGCCGGCGCGCCGCCCGTACACCGACGGGGAAGCGGCCGGACTGACCGACCTGTTCGGCCCGCGCGAGCGCTGGACGAGCACCCAGCACGGCTTCCTTTGGCAGCACTGCACCGCTATGGTGCCCGGGTTCACCGGCCACAGCACGGTGGACCTGGCGCTGGAATGCACCTACGACTTCGAAGTCGCGGCCGCCAAGTATCTGCACGCGCTGCGCGACGGCAAGATACCGCTGCAATTCCTGTTCAGCGGAACCATATTCGTCAAGTCAGGGCGTGGCTTCTCGGTCCGGCAGGTGCCGTGGGACCGCGAGTGCCGCTACGACATGCCGGTCGACGTCTGGCGCGCGCTGATGGCACAGCACTTCCCCAACTCGGGCTGGGTGCGGTTGGGTCACGAGACCATCGCCGCACTGATCGCCTACAAGTCCGCACAAGGCTTGCTCGACCTGGACGGCGCGGTCACCTCGCTGTTGGACTCCGAACGGACCGGGGTATGACCACGCCGACCTGGGACCGGGCCCGCGCCGTCGCCGACGCGGTGCTCTACGAGGGCTACCTGCTGTACCCATACCGTGGTACGTCCGCCAAGAATCAATCGCGTTGGCAATTCGGCGTTTTAGGGCCACCTGGAGCGGGCGAGGCAGGCCTTGGCGAAGACGACGCCCTGGCGGCGCAGTTCCTGGTCGAGGACGCCGAGGCGATCGCCCTGGTGGTGCGTTTTTTGCAGTTGCAACACCGGCGGGCCGAGCGCGAGGAAGCCGATGGGCGGTTCACACCCGTCGCGCAATTGACCACGCCGGCCGGGTCCTGGCTGACCTGGGATGAGGCCGTCGAATGCGAGAGCTCGTTCGGGCCAATCGCATTAGGTGATCTGCCGTGCACTGCGCCGGTTGTGGCGGGCGCGGCGGTCGACATCGAAGCACTCGGCGGCGGCCGCCTAGTGCGCGAACGCAAACAGATTCGCGGCGAGCTCACCCTCTCCAGCGAAGCCGACGGCGCCTTGCGCAGGATATCGGTGCGGTTGACCAACTCCGGCCCCGCAGCACTCGACAAGGACGACGCGATCGCCCGGTCGATGATCGGCACCCACCTGATCGCCGTGGTTACCGGGGGCCGGTTCGTCTCGATGCTCGAGCCGCCGGCAGCGGCCGCCGACGCGGTGTCCCGATGCCGCCAACACCGCTGCTTCCCCGTCCTGGCCGGCCCGCCCGACAGCCAGGACACGCTGCTGATCTCGCCGATCATTCTGTACGACCACCCCGAAGTCGCCGAGCAGAGTAACACCGCGCTCTACGACTGCACCGAGATCGACGAAATCCTGACCCTGCGCGTGCTGACGATGACCGACGACGAGAAGGCGCAGGCGCGGGCCACCGACCCACGGGCTGCGCGGATCATCGACCAGTGCAACGCGATGTCAGCCGAGACGATGGCACGCCTGCACGGCGTGCTGCGCGACCCGCACCGCGGCGACCCAGCCGCGGGCCTGATTCCCGCGGTGCCCGACAGCGTCGATTGGTGGGATCCGCTGGCCGACAACGCTGTTCGTCCCGAGCTGGACGCCGTCCTGGTGCACGGGACCCGGGTGGCCCGGGGCAGCCTGGTTCGGCTGCGGCCACGCCGCAACGCTGACGCACAGGACATCTTCGTCGCCGGCCGGACCGCACGCGTCACGTCGGTGCACGAGGACGTCGAGGGCAACAAACACATCGGGGTTGTGGTCGACGACGACCCCGCCGCCGACCTGCACGACTGGTACGGCCGCTATTTGTACTTCTCCCCCGAAGAGATCGAGCCGCTGGCAGCAGCGCACGACATCACAGCCCCGGAAAGGAGTTCGACATGGAAATCGTAGGTTGGGTATTCGTCGCCCTGATCGCCCTGGCGGTCGGGATCGCGTTGGCGCTGGGGGTGGTATCGCTGCCAGATGCCCGCCGCTATCTGAAATTGAGGCGCATGTAGCCGCACCGGGGGCGGTCATGACAGCGCGAATCCTGGTGGCTGGCATCGGCAACATCTTTCTGGGCGACGACGGGTTCGGCTCCGAAGTGGTCCGCAACGCCGCGTTGCCGCGCGACGATCCCAGTGTCCGCGTCACCGACTACGGCATCTCCGGCATGCACCTGGCCTACGACCTGCTCGACGACTGGGACGGCTTGGTGCTCGTCGACGCGGTGCCCAATCGCGGCAACCCGGGCACCTTACACGTGTTCCAGGCGGACCACGACGATTCCCGTTGCGCGGCAGCCGGTCTCGACGGACACAGCATGAATCCCGCCGCGGTGTTCGCCAGTCTGCGGGCGCTGGGCGGCACACCGCCCTACACCGTGGTCGTGGGGTGCGAGGCGGGCAGCGTCGAGGAGGGCATCGGCCTCACCGAGCCCGTCGCCATGGCTGTGCCACGGGCCGCGCAGGCCGTCGGGGAGATCGTCGCCGCGTTGCGGTCTACCACCCCGAGCGTCGAGGGGTGTTGACATGTGCCTGGGAATTCCGGGTCAGGTGATCGAGATGCTGGACGGCTACGAAGGCCAGCTCGCGTTGGTCGACGTCGCGGGCGAGCAGCGCAAGGTCAATGTCGGCATGCTGCCGGAGGAGACGTTCGCGCCCGGCGACTGGGTGATCATCCACATGGGCTTCGTGGTCGAAAAGACCGATCGCGCCGGTGCCGACCAGGCGATGGAGGGTCTCGAGTTGATGGGTCGGGGAATCGCACCCTCGGCGGGCGGCTGAGATGACCGGCGCGCCCCTGCTGCTACGGCCCGATCTCGCCACGGGCCACGTCCGGCAGCGCCTCACCGTCACCGGTGTTGTCCAGGGGGTCGGCTTCCGCCCGTTCGTGCACCGGCTTGCCAACGAGCTGGGCCTGGCCGGTTTCGTCGGAAACGATTGCGGCGCAGTGTTTATCGAAATACAGGGCGAACGGCCCCAGGTGGCGGAATTCGTGCGCCGGCTCGCCGCCGATACGCCGCCGCTGGCCCGCCTCACCGCGGTCACGTCGACCGACCTGATGACCGACCCGGCATGCGGCGGCCAATTTCGGATCGTGGCCAGTACATCGACCGGCATTGGTAAGACGCCCATCTCCTCCGACATCGCGGTGTGCGACGAGTGTGTCGCCGAGCTGTTCGACCCGGGTAACCGCCGTTACCGGCACCCGTTCGTCACCTGCACCAACTGCGGGCCCCGATTCACCATCATCCGCGAGCTACCCTACGACCGCCCGGCCACCACGATGGCTGGGTTCCCGATGTGTGACCGGTGCGCCGCCGAATACCACGATCCCGCCGACCGCCGATTCCACGCCCAACCCATCGCCTGCCCCGAATGCGGTCCCGCGCTGTGGTTCTCGGCCGGGACCCGACGGGTGACCGGCTCCGATCCGGCATTGGCGGCCGCACAACGGGCATTGGCGACCGGAGCGGTGGTCGCCATCAAGGGAATCGGCGGCTATCACCTGGCGTGCGCCGTGCAGGACGAGACAACCGTCGGCACGTTGCGCGCCCGAAAGGCGCGCGGCGCCAAGCCGTTCGCCATGCTGGTCCGCGACCTCGATGCGGCACGCCGCTACGCCCATCTCGACGCGACCGAGGCGACGGTACTGACGAGCCCCGCTCGCCCGATCGTGTTGTTGCGGCGCCGCCGGGACGCACCCGTCGCCGAAGCCGTTGCACCGGGCCACCCGCTGCTCGGCTTGATGCTGCCGTACTCCCCCCTCCACCACCTCCTGTTGACGGAAGTTCCTGAGGGCCCCGGCGCCGAAGCGGCACCGGAAGCGTTAGTGCTCACCAGCGCCAACCGCAGCGGTGAACCGATTTGCTTCACCGACGACGACGTCGAGACCAGGCTGCCGGAACTCTGCGATGCGCTCCTCGACCACGATCGGCCCATTCACGTGCCCTGTGACGACTCCGTGGTGCGTGTCGTGAGGGAAGACGACGAAGTCAGCGAACTCCCGCTGCGCCGGTCCCGCGGCTACGCACCGCTGCCGATCGATCTGAACCTCGATGGGCGCATCGACGGGCGCCGGGCCCCCAGCGTCCTGGCGGTGGGCGGGGAACTGAAAAACACCTTCTGTCTCACCGACGGTGCGCTCGCCTACCTGTCCGGTCATATCGGGGACATGGCTACCTGGGAGACCGTTCGTGCATTCGAGCGGGCGATTGGTCAACTCAGCGAGATCCGCGGCACCCCAACACGATTCGCGGCCGACCTGCATCCGGGGTATCACACTCGCAATTGGGCCGAGCGCCACGGCGGCGGCAGGCCGCTGGATCTGATCCAACACCACCACGCGCATGTCGTGTCGCTGTTGGCCGAACACGGGCGCATCGGCGAACCCGTCGTGGGCGTGGCCTTCGACGGCACCGGCTACGGTCCCGATCACACCATCTGGGGCGGGGAGATTCTCACCCTCGGTCCGGACAGCCACCGCTTCGCGCGGGCGGCCCACCTGCGTCCGGCGCCACTGCCCGGCGGCGACGCGGCGATCCGCAATCCATGGCGGGCGGCACTGTCCCAGTTATGGATCGCCGGCATCGACTTCGGCGGCGATCTCGCACCGGTCGCCGCGGCCACCCCGGATGAATTACGGCTCATCCGCTCGCAATTGGAAACCGGTGCGGGATGTGTCCCGTGTTCCAGCGTGGGGCGGCTGTTCGACGCGGTCGCGTCGCTGCTCGGGGTGCGGCACCGCGTCGACTACGAAGGCCAGGCCGCCATCGAACTCGAGGCACTCGCCGAACGCGCCGACGGCCCCGTTCCCTCGCTACCGCTGCCGGTCCGTCCGAACGGGATGATCGACCCAACCACCCTGATCCAAACGATGGTCTCGGCGCTGTACGCCGGTACCCCACCCGCGCGGCTCGCCGCCGCGTTCCACCGGGCGATCGCGGCCGCGGTCGCGAAGGCAGTCTCGCTGGTGGCCGGGCCCACCCGACTGGTCGGCCTCACCGGCGGCGTGTTCCAGAACGTACTGCTGCTACGCCTATGTCGGGAATTGCTGCGAAACAACGGCTTTGAGGTGCTGAGCCACCACGTGGTGCCACCCAACGACGGCGGACTGGCGTTGGGACAGGCGGTGATCTCGATGCTGACCGCACTCGAGGAGGCAAAGACATGACACCCGTCGCCGCGATCGACCGCGGACTGAGCGCCGGGCTGGCCGCCGAGCTAGCCGACGACCTGGCCGCCACGGCCTTCACCATGGCTAAGCGATTCGCCGCGGGTGCCACCATGTGGTCGATCGCCCCGTCCTGGGAACCGCATGCCCTGCACATCGCGGTCGAATTCGTCCACCCGGTGATCATGGGCAAACGGGCGTTGCCGGCGGTCGCGCTCACCGGACCGGATCTGGTGGACCTGGCGCGAGTGTCGGTGCGGCCCGGCGACGTCGTGATCGCCGTTGCCGGTGCCGATGACGCGCAGGCACGTTCGGTGCTGCGCCGGGCCCCGGCATGGGGAGCCACCACGATCTGGATCGGCAGCGGCACCCGGCCGCCGGCCGGTGCCGCCGATCACGTGCTCTGGCTCGACGATCCCGATCCGCGGGTGCCGGCAACCGGCGGATTCGTGCTGTTTTACCACCTGCTGTGGGAGCTCACCCATGTCTGTTTCGAGCACTCTGGGCTGCTCAAACCCGAATGCGCCGACGACATTTGCCTCACCTGCAGCGACGAAGGCCGGCTGGGGGAGGTCGTGGGCCCCTCGACCGATGGGCAGGCCGCGGTCCGCACGGCCCGCGGGGTGCAGAACGTGATCACGACTTTGATCGAGCCGGTCGCCGCCGGCGACCTGGTGCTGGTGCACGCGGGCACGGCAATCAGCAAGATCCAGGAGGGTCTGTGATGAGCGACGAACCCACCAACTTCCTCTACCCCTTCATCGACGCCGAAGAGAGCGACCCGCCCTCGCTGCTCGCCGACCTGGCCGCATCAGCACAGGCCAAGGCGGCCGAGAGCCTGGCGTTGCGGCGCTCGACCCTGCAGGCCAATGCGAAACTGCTGGAGCAGGCGGGCGCCGAGACGGCGCGCCGCTTCGCCGCCGGCGGGCGAATGTTCACCTTCGGAAACGGCGGCAGCTGTACGGATGCCACCACCCTGGCGAGCTTGTTCGCCCGGCCGCCGACCGGCGGATCGCTGCCGGCCTGGTCGCTGACCGCCGACCAGGCCATCGTGACCGCTTTGGGCAACGACGTCGGATTCGAGCTGGTGTTCGCCCGCCAGCTGATCGCCCGCGCGAAGGCCGGCGACGTCGCGATCGCGATGTCCACCAGCGGCAACTCGCCGAACCTGCTCGCCGCGCTGGCCGAGGCGCACCAACGTGGCCTCTACACAATCGGTTTCGCCGGCTATGACGGCGGCGCCTTCGTGGACAACCCGAACGTGAACGCCTGCTTCGTCGTTCATTCGCAAAGTGTGCACCGGATCCAGGAATCGCAAGCGCTGCTCGGTTACCAGCTGTGGCTGACGGTCCACCACCGGCTCGACAACCATGGTGTGGGGGCCGCGTGAACAAGTACCTGGCATCGGGACCGCGCTTCGCCGAAGGCGAGGTGATCGAGCGGATCGAGTCATTCCGGCGGCGCCGGCCGCGGTTGCTCGACGATCACGTGACACTAGCGCACGGCGCCGGCGGCAAAGCGTCGGCGGCATTGCTGGACGCCGTGTTTGTGCAAGCGTTCCGCAACCCGGCGCTGGAGTCACTGGGTGACGGCGCGGTGCTCACCTTGCCCGGTGGCCAGCGACTGGCCATGTCCACGGATTCGTTTGTCGTGCAGCCCAGGCGTTTTCCCGGCGGCTCCGTGGGTGCCCTCGCCGTGCACGGCACCTGCAACGACCTGGCGATGACCGGCGCGGTGCCCGCTTGGATCTCGGCGGCATTCGTGCTCGAAGAGGGCTTCCCCATCGCCGAGTTGAAAGAGATCGTCGCCGATATGGCGACGGCCGCGGCTAATTCCGGCGTGCAGATCGTCACCGGCGACACCAAGGTGGTCCCGACAGGTGCCGCCGACGGCCTGTTCGTCACCACCACCGGAGCCGGCGTGATTCCGTCCGGGCGGACGCTGTCGGCCGATTCGATTCGTGTCGGCGACAAACTGCTGCTCTCCGGGACGATGGGCGATCATGGCATGGCGGTCATGCTGGCCCGCGGCGATCTGGCCATCGACGCCGACATCCGCTCCGACACCGC
This Mycobacterium simiae DNA region includes the following protein-coding sequences:
- a CDS encoding DUF5947 family protein produces the protein MTSPYDVLARITAVRSVPEPAGEHCEMCSELIADEHQHVVNVAGRQLMCVCRACYLLFTDVDAELRYRAVPDRYLAFPDFALDRQTWDALQIPVGVAFFFRNSALRRTVAFYPGPAGACESELDLAAWNAISSADARVHLLTDDVEALLVRAPESGSPQTYLVPIDACYEFVGRLRLLWRGFDGGQQARDFIDGFFAAIDARASETPGTPP
- a CDS encoding DUF6893 family small protein, yielding MEIVGWVFVALIALAVGIALALGVVSLPDARRYLKLRRM
- a CDS encoding hydrogenase maturation protease, encoding MTARILVAGIGNIFLGDDGFGSEVVRNAALPRDDPSVRVTDYGISGMHLAYDLLDDWDGLVLVDAVPNRGNPGTLHVFQADHDDSRCAAAGLDGHSMNPAAVFASLRALGGTPPYTVVVGCEAGSVEEGIGLTEPVAMAVPRAAQAVGEIVAALRSTTPSVEGC
- a CDS encoding DUF6084 family protein, with protein sequence MTEVNFTVLDVAPEPYAVTPVLTARVGVTADGDDPVHAIALRCQVRIEPARRPYTDGEAAGLTDLFGPRERWTSTQHGFLWQHCTAMVPGFTGHSTVDLALECTYDFEVAAAKYLHALRDGKIPLQFLFSGTIFVKSGRGFSVRQVPWDRECRYDMPVDVWRALMAQHFPNSGWVRLGHETIAALIAYKSAQGLLDLDGAVTSLLDSERTGV
- a CDS encoding HypC/HybG/HupF family hydrogenase formation chaperone is translated as MCLGIPGQVIEMLDGYEGQLALVDVAGEQRKVNVGMLPEETFAPGDWVIIHMGFVVEKTDRAGADQAMEGLELMGRGIAPSAGG
- a CDS encoding HypC/HybG/HupF family hydrogenase formation chaperone, with the translated sequence MTPVAAIDRGLSAGLAAELADDLAATAFTMAKRFAAGATMWSIAPSWEPHALHIAVEFVHPVIMGKRALPAVALTGPDLVDLARVSVRPGDVVIAVAGADDAQARSVLRRAPAWGATTIWIGSGTRPPAGAADHVLWLDDPDPRVPATGGFVLFYHLLWELTHVCFEHSGLLKPECADDICLTCSDEGRLGEVVGPSTDGQAAVRTARGVQNVITTLIEPVAAGDLVLVHAGTAISKIQEGL
- the hypE gene encoding hydrogenase expression/formation protein HypE; protein product: MNKYLASGPRFAEGEVIERIESFRRRRPRLLDDHVTLAHGAGGKASAALLDAVFVQAFRNPALESLGDGAVLTLPGGQRLAMSTDSFVVQPRRFPGGSVGALAVHGTCNDLAMTGAVPAWISAAFVLEEGFPIAELKEIVADMATAAANSGVQIVTGDTKVVPTGAADGLFVTTTGAGVIPSGRTLSADSIRVGDKLLLSGTMGDHGMAVMLARGDLAIDADIRSDTASLGPLVELLMAAAPSTRWMRDATRGGVGTVCNELAQACGFGVLLDERRLPVQPTVTGACELLGIDPLYVANEGKFVAVVAAEEAEAGLRALRSHPLGAEAAEVGEIVAEPVESVVLRTGFGGTRIVDMLVGDPLPRIC
- a CDS encoding D-sedoheptulose-7-phosphate isomerase — protein: MSDEPTNFLYPFIDAEESDPPSLLADLAASAQAKAAESLALRRSTLQANAKLLEQAGAETARRFAAGGRMFTFGNGGSCTDATTLASLFARPPTGGSLPAWSLTADQAIVTALGNDVGFELVFARQLIARAKAGDVAIAMSTSGNSPNLLAALAEAHQRGLYTIGFAGYDGGAFVDNPNVNACFVVHSQSVHRIQESQALLGYQLWLTVHHRLDNHGVGAA
- the hypF gene encoding carbamoyltransferase HypF, with translation MTGAPLLLRPDLATGHVRQRLTVTGVVQGVGFRPFVHRLANELGLAGFVGNDCGAVFIEIQGERPQVAEFVRRLAADTPPLARLTAVTSTDLMTDPACGGQFRIVASTSTGIGKTPISSDIAVCDECVAELFDPGNRRYRHPFVTCTNCGPRFTIIRELPYDRPATTMAGFPMCDRCAAEYHDPADRRFHAQPIACPECGPALWFSAGTRRVTGSDPALAAAQRALATGAVVAIKGIGGYHLACAVQDETTVGTLRARKARGAKPFAMLVRDLDAARRYAHLDATEATVLTSPARPIVLLRRRRDAPVAEAVAPGHPLLGLMLPYSPLHHLLLTEVPEGPGAEAAPEALVLTSANRSGEPICFTDDDVETRLPELCDALLDHDRPIHVPCDDSVVRVVREDDEVSELPLRRSRGYAPLPIDLNLDGRIDGRRAPSVLAVGGELKNTFCLTDGALAYLSGHIGDMATWETVRAFERAIGQLSEIRGTPTRFAADLHPGYHTRNWAERHGGGRPLDLIQHHHAHVVSLLAEHGRIGEPVVGVAFDGTGYGPDHTIWGGEILTLGPDSHRFARAAHLRPAPLPGGDAAIRNPWRAALSQLWIAGIDFGGDLAPVAAATPDELRLIRSQLETGAGCVPCSSVGRLFDAVASLLGVRHRVDYEGQAAIELEALAERADGPVPSLPLPVRPNGMIDPTTLIQTMVSALYAGTPPARLAAAFHRAIAAAVAKAVSLVAGPTRLVGLTGGVFQNVLLLRLCRELLRNNGFEVLSHHVVPPNDGGLALGQAVISMLTALEEAKT
- a CDS encoding NifU family protein; translated protein: MDRPEIPDSETQWRTAGDRIQTLLDSIAAAGTGAHERARQLVREVVALYGAGLERILRLGGPQLAERLATDDLVASLLLVHGLHPHNVDRRVSDALDRVRPYLGSHGGDVELIDVTADGVVRLAFRGSCKSCPSSAATLELAVEDAIRAAAPEIATIEVVGAEAAARPTVIPADTLLAPLRSNGHRHSTATSWHPVPEVAGLEPGDVAGFLVSGSTLLVCRLGDLPLAYRDYCPVCDDSLAGAQLRDTTLGCPRCGTQFDVVHAGAGPNGSHLDPLPLLVRDGVPSVALPEPLGAGR